Proteins encoded by one window of Acetivibrio thermocellus ATCC 27405:
- a CDS encoding Cof-type HAD-IIB family hydrolase, whose amino-acid sequence MKTLFVSDLDGTLLRSDETLSQFTIDTINGLTEKGMLFSYATARSLVTAKKVTKGLNSHIPVIVYNGTFVMDNVTEEILIANYFDDGIYDVFCDLFKEGIYPIVYSYIDGIEKFSYIPEKCTEGMKVFLNTRKGDKRTNKVGTIEELTAGKCFYITCIDEPEKLEPFSKKYKDRYRVIYSKDVYSEFQWLEIMPKAASKANAILQLKERLGCDRIVSFGDGENDIDMFRISDEAYAVDNAVESLKKVATGIIGSNNDDGVAKWLRANMGRL is encoded by the coding sequence TTGAAGACACTGTTTGTATCTGATTTGGACGGGACCCTTTTAAGAAGTGATGAGACTTTGTCTCAGTTTACTATCGATACAATTAACGGATTGACGGAAAAGGGTATGCTTTTTTCCTATGCCACGGCCCGTTCTTTAGTGACAGCAAAGAAGGTTACAAAAGGACTGAATTCTCATATCCCGGTCATTGTATACAACGGTACGTTTGTCATGGATAATGTGACAGAGGAAATATTGATTGCAAACTACTTTGACGATGGGATTTACGATGTGTTTTGCGATTTATTCAAGGAAGGTATCTATCCGATTGTATACTCTTATATTGACGGGATTGAGAAGTTTTCTTATATTCCTGAAAAATGCACAGAAGGAATGAAGGTCTTCCTTAATACGAGAAAAGGCGACAAGAGGACTAATAAAGTAGGGACAATAGAGGAATTGACAGCGGGAAAGTGCTTCTATATTACCTGTATTGATGAACCGGAAAAATTGGAGCCTTTTTCCAAAAAATACAAGGACAGATATCGTGTAATCTACTCAAAAGATGTCTATTCTGAATTTCAGTGGCTTGAGATAATGCCCAAGGCAGCATCCAAGGCAAATGCCATTTTGCAGTTAAAGGAAAGATTGGGGTGTGACAGAATCGTATCCTTCGGAGACGGTGAAAATGACATTGATATGTTTAGGATTTCCGATGAAGCATATGCGGTGGATAATGCAGTCGAGAGTTTGAAGAAAGTTGCCACCGGGATTATAGGAAGTAATAATGACGATGGTGTGGCAAAATGGCTTCGTGCAAATATGGGAAGGTTGTAA